Proteins encoded within one genomic window of Trichoderma asperellum chromosome 2, complete sequence:
- a CDS encoding uncharacterized protein (EggNog:ENOG41~TransMembrane:12 (i67-91o111-130i137-158o164-185i206-231o243-264i299-320o332-353i365-384o390-414i426-449o461-482i)), with the protein MAGGSKDDEASKPETSPPSVKVETVGETAAIEIVKDETHVEKSKDGVDVETGSVAESVKGYYSKLSVWLMVLFSGLAIGSDGYNAAVIGNVELLLGVIYPDELTNSIYSRLSNAFLIGMIIGMLFFGVIVDQLGRKTGAVATTILLVLGIAMSAAANGTSPKGLFWMLIVARGVAGVGAGGEYPVSGAGAVEATDESGAYRKRRGFMFAMLADLSSDLGYVWGGLVPLLLLLCVGQREDKYGIVWRTSFALGAIPPLGIFWFRMRMAVATAYRKSAMRKQRVPYWLALKRYYRPLIGSAASWFLYNWISIPFGIFSSTIISRVNTEQSLVKSLGWGVLINCFYVPGPFLGGYLSDKIGRRQTMALGFSLQAILGFIIGGAIGPIQTVFPLFVVLYGIFLTLGEVGPGSTVVLTASECFPTSIRGQMMGLISACSKAGAAIGTQVFTAILNKYTSNPDKGNQVAFLIGSAFAVLGALVAFFVIPDVSRRLEDDDAAWKVYLADHGWEATWGDRETKDPTGVILDRQAD; encoded by the exons ATGGCTGGGGGCTCAAAGGATGACGAGGCTTCAAAGCCGGAAACTTCACCCCCAAGTGTCAAAGTTGAGACTGTCGGAGAAACAGCAGCTATAGAAATAGTCAAAGATGAGACGCATGttgaaaagagcaaagatGGCGTCGACGTTGAGACGGGCAGTGTAGCCGAGTCCGTCAAAGGATATTACAGCAAGCTCTCCGTCTGGCTGATGGTTCTCTTCTCAGGTCTGGCAATCGGATCAGATGGCTA taatgcCGCCGTGATAGGCAACGTCGAGCTTCTCCTCGGCGTCATCTACCCCGACGAACTGACCAACTCCATCTACTCGCGCCTCAGCAACGCCTTCCTCATCGGCATGATCATCGGcatgctcttcttcggcgTCATCGTCGACCAGCTCGGCCGCAAGACCGGCGCCGTGGCCACGACCATTCTGCTCGTCCTCGGCATTGCCATGTCGGCCGCGGCCAACGGCACGTCCCCAAAGGGCCTTTTCTGGATGCTCATCGTCGCCCGGGGCGTTGCCGGTGTTGGTGCCGGAGGCGAGTATCCGGTgtctggtgctggtgctgtcgAAGCCACTGATGAGAGCGGCGCATATCGCAAGCGCCGCGGCTTCATGTTCGCCATGCTGGCTGATCTCTCTTCCGACCTTGGCTATGTCTGGGGCGGGCTGGTGCCTCTCCTGTTGCTGCTCTGCGTCGGCCAGAGAGAGGACAAGTACGGTATTGTATGGCGGACGTCTTTTGCTCTGGGGGCGATTCCGCCGCTGGGCATCTTTTGGTTCCGGATGCGCATGGCTGTTGCTACGGCCTATCGTAAATCTGCCATGAGAAAGCAGCGAGTCCCGTACTGGCTGGCGTTGAAGCGATACTATCGGCCACTGATCGGATCTGCAGCCAGCTGGTTTCTGTATAATTGGATTTCCATTCCTTTCGGTATTTTCAGCTCAACTATTATTAGCCGAGTCAACACGGAGCAGAGCCTTGTCAAGTCTCTCGGATGGGGAGTCCTCATCAACTGCTTCTACGTGCCTGGCCCCTTTTTGGGCGGCTATCTGTCTGACAAGATTGGGAGGCGGCAGACAATGGCGCTCGGATTCAGTCTGCAGGCCATCCTTGGATTCATCATTGGAGGTGCAATTGGTCCTATCCAGACGGTGTTTCCCCTCTTTGTAGTGCTGTATGGGATATTCTTGACGCTTGGTGAGGTGGGACCTGGAAG CACTGTGGTCCTGACCGCATCCGAATGCTTCCCCACCTCGATTCGTGGCCAGATGATGGGGTTGATCAGTGCCTGCAGCAAAGCCGGCGCAGCCATTGGCACTCAAGTCTTCACGGCAATCCTCAACAAGTACACCAGCAACCCGGACAAGGGAAACCAAGTGGCGTTTCTTATCGGGTCTGCCTTTGCTGTTCTCGGCGCCCTCGTGGCCTTTTTCGTCATCCCTGACGTGTCCCGCCGGTTGGAGGACGATGACGCGGCGTGGAAGGTGTACTTGGCTGATCACGGGTGGGAGGCCACGTGGGGGGACAGAGAGACTAAAGATCCTACGGGAGTGATTTTGGATCGTCAAGCGGATTGA
- a CDS encoding uncharacterized protein (EggNog:ENOG41) codes for MPEGHQSPPPERQSGRQLQDPPGSGKASGLSKPNETDPKHQLDCLTSNPKGPMDDALEHKFSKGEGNWTPLNC; via the exons ATGCCTGAAGGtcatcaatctcctcctcctgaaCGCCAATCTGGCCGCCAGCTTCAGGATCCTCCCGGATCCGGCAAGGCATCTGGCCTTAGCAAACCCAACGAGACAGATCCCAAACATCAACTCGAT TGTCTCACGTCGAACCCCAAAGGACCAATGGACGACGCACTTGAACACAAGTTTTCCAAGGGAGAAGGAAACT GGACTCCGCTCAATTGTTAG
- a CDS encoding uncharacterized protein (EggNog:ENOG41) encodes MSSAAFRPSATLQPEDQQITQLSPPPIEPPSDLRNNSLLLNDEILPSIEADIPSHNSYPLSRQVLNLERREREAQLKCSRLEEKCRELSSALERMTKEKHELGATYEARCQLAEAKAISISKQLKKERDKIEELNDKNETLVADLAAASEKNTFLTKMLEEKTHESYIFRCAYRVVFKCSLSIKEKCTIHGVLRRVIERCWAERRREVEAQESRDQSQNDEERHLESSALESSSKLADATEASDSNLGLLSPRSLRKRQLEETQALYLPKVSSEDSDEDMPLLDVRKKRAKKAKDYAVW; translated from the coding sequence ATGTCCTCAGCTGCTTTCCGCCCCAGTGCTACCCTTCAACCAGAAGACCAGCAAATAACACAGCTCTCTCCTCCGCCCATCGAACCGCCAAGCGATTTGCGCAACAAttctctcctcctcaatGACGAGATCCTACCTTCGATAGAAGCCGATATCCCATCTCACAACTCATACCCTCTGTCTCGCCAAGTGCTCAATCTAGAACGCAGAGAGCGTGAAGCACAGCTCAAATGCAGCCGCCTTGAAGAGAAATGTCGcgagctcagctcagccctAGAACGCATgacgaaagaaaaacacgAGCTGGGGGCCACCTACGAGGCGAGATGTCAACTCGCCGAAGCAAAAGCGATCTCGATCAGCAAAcagttgaagaaggaaagagacAAAATCGAGGAACTCAACGACAAGAACGAGACCCTCGTCGCGGATCTCGCTGCCGCGTCAGAAAAGAACACGTTTCTCACAAAGATGCTGGAGGAAAAGACTCACGAATCATACATATTTCGCTGTGCCTACCGCGTAGTCTTCAAATGCAGCCTTTCCATCAAGGAGAAATGCACCATCCACGGTGTTCTCAGACGAGTTATTGAGCGTTGCTGGGCCGAGAGACGCAGAGAGGTCGAGGCTCAAGAGAGCCGAGACCAAAGTCAAAATGATGAGGAGCGACACCTTGAATCTTCTGCACTCGAATCTTCTTCCAAGCTCGCCGACGCCACTGAAGCATCCGATTCGAACTTGGGCTTGCTAAGCCCGCGCTCTTTACGGAAAAGGCAGCTAGAGGAGACCCAGGCTCTTTATCTACCCAAAGTGTCTAGTGAAGATTCGGATGAGGACATGCCTCTGCTCGACGTCCGCAAGAAAAGGGCTAAAAAAGCCAAAGACTATGCCGTTTGGTGA
- a CDS encoding uncharacterized protein (EggNog:ENOG41) — MPDLNSVPPSPHVLASGTHSRRQSANLPAASSPPSTQSSVNILPSNQAAVNQQIPSQALPSPGFPPPQSPMGPPSDAAVGPGPGPLRHPRPLTASELHMQLEKEQEAVVNRLTRELSLLRAAHNASVVSNTSSTSNAASSHDPIVESSLLSGSGFSIPTARRHHRTSSSTSQTFPSFVSSYDARARPSHPASLSRQNSSASRRSQTGSPAPPSSIDPSNYFHQQRIPAAATNSVMMSSVVATPGSSVLGDQMSPGLMPATLRYEETAFYRQELDNAKKENEALKRRIRELERLVRERRSSDASRNRSDSASTTASASVAPGGGVSIAGPRESIYGHGRDRERAMQSSTSLAGGVSIGVPDEEVKVGESAASGRSGNDSQR; from the exons ATGCCAGATCTGAACTCGGTGCCTCCATCGCCTCACGTCCTGGCAAGTGGCACACATTCTCGCCGCCAGTCTGCCAACCTGCCAGccgcatcatcgccgccgtcgacTCAGTCGTCTGTCAACATCCTGCCGTCCAACCAGGCCGCCGTCAATCAACAGATCCCCTCGCAGGCCTTGCCGTCTCCCGGATTCCCGCCGCCGCAGTCGCCCATGGGTCCCCCATCAGATGCTGCAGTCGGGCCAGGCCCGGGTCCTCTGCGACACCCAAGGCCGCTGACGGCTTCCGAGCTTCATATGCAGCTGGAAAAGGAGCAAGAGGCAGTG GTGAATCGTCTGACCCGTGAACTCTCTCTGCTTCGAGCTGCCCACAATGCGTCTGTCGTTTCAAACACTTCCTCGACGTCCAACGCTGCCTCTTCCCATGATCCCATTGTCGAATCTTCGCTCTTGTCTGGCTCTGGATTCTCGATCCCTACCGCGCGCCGCCATCACAGaacctcttcttctacttctcaGACTTTCCCCAGCTTTGTTTCCTCGTACGACGCTCGAGCCCGACCATCCCACCCCGCATCGCTCTCGCGGCAGAATAGCAGTGCTTCGCGTCGAAGCCAGACAGGATCGCCGGCGCCACCCAGCTCTATAGACCCGTCCAACTACTTTCATCAGCAGAGAATCCCGGCCGCTGCTACTAATTCCGTCATGATGAGCTCTGTCGTGGCTACTCCTGGCAGCTCCGTTTTGGGTGATCAGATGAGCCCTGGGCTGATGCCCGCAACGTTGCGATACGAGGAGACGGCCTTTTATCGACAGGAGCTGGACAatgcaaagaaagagaacgAGGCGCTCAAGAGACGTATTCGAGAGCTTGAAAGACTCGTCCGTGAGAGACGATCAAGCGATGCAAGCCGGAATAGAAGCGACAGCGCCAGCACTACAGCTAGCGCGAGTGTGGCCCCGGGTGGCGGCGTTAGTATTGCGGGCCCCCGAGAGAGCATTTACGGCCATGGCAGAGACCGCGAGCGCGCTATGCAAAGCTCAACAAGCTTGGCTGGAGGAGTAAGCATTGGTGTCCCTGATGAAGAGGTCAAAGTTGGCGAGAGCGCCGCAAGTGGACGATCGGGAAATGACAGCCAGCGGTAA
- a CDS encoding uncharacterized protein (EggNog:ENOG41), whose translation MTTTVHVKNIAAATGDTEVKDFFSFCGKITDIKVTTEGETKSAEVTFEKETAMKTALLLNNTQLGPNHITVASATGDVEDDGSHFARQGNNNDEITQEMKPRSRILAEYLAHGYVVGDAALQRAIELDQKHGISSKFLNKIQEMDKKYQATDRARTTDQTYGISQRAGNFFGGLSSYFEKASNTPTGKKIAQFYIEGSRQVQDIHTEARRLADLKTEEHGSAYKAAGLDKVFGKEAEKEKPAEEKPTDSAAPAAATSTDAKSG comes from the exons ATGACCACCACCGTCCACGTCAAGAACATTGCCGCCGCAACAGGCGATACTGAAGTCAAGGACTTCTTTAGCTTCTG CGGCAAAATCACCGACATCAAGGTCACCACCGAGGGCGAGACGAAAAGCGCAGAAGTCACTTTCGAAAAGGAGACTGCCATGAAGACAGCTCTTCTCCTAAATAACACACAGCTCGGCCCCAACCACATTACAGTCGCCAGCGCCACCGgcgatgttgaagatgatggctcTCACTTCGCTCGACAGGGCAACAACAACGACGAGATTACCCAGGAGATGAAGCCCCGCTCTCGCATCCTTGCCGAGTACCTCGCGCACGGCTACGTTGTTGGCGACGCAGCGCTCCAGCGCGCCATCGAGCTGGACCAAAAGCACGGCATCTCGTCAAAGTTCCTCAACAAGATCCAGGAAATGGACAAGAAGTACCAGGCCACCGACCGCGCCAGGACTACCGACCAGACCTACGGCATCTCGCAGCGCGCTGGCAACTTCTTCGGCGGCCTGAGCAGCTACTTTGAAAAGGCCAGCAACACCCCCACCGGCAAGAAGATTGCCCAGTTTTACATTGAAGGCTCGAGACAGGTGCAGGATATCCACACCGAGGCGCGGCGACTTGCTGATCTGAAGACGGAAGAGCACGGCAGCGCTTACAAGGCTGCTGGCTTGGATAAGGTCTTTGGcaaggaggctgagaaggagaagccaGCGGAGGAGAAGCCTACTGATTCTGCTGCTCCCGCTGCTGCAACATCTACTGATGCCAAGAGCGGTTAA
- a CDS encoding uncharacterized protein (EggNog:ENOG41), translating into MPEGHQSPPPERQSGRQLQDPPGSGKASGLSKPNETDPKHQLDCLTSNPKGPMDDALEHKFSKGEGNCEY; encoded by the exons ATGCCTGAAGGtcatcaatctcctcctcctgaaCGCCAATCTGGCCGCCAGCTTCAGGATCCTCCCGGATCCGGCAAGGCATCTGGCCTTAGCAAACCCAACGAGACAGATCCCAAACATCAACTCGAT TGTCTCACGTCGAACCCCAAAGGACCAATGGACGACGCACTTGAACACAAGTTTTCCAAGGGAGAAGGAAACTGTGAATATTAA
- a CDS encoding uncharacterized protein (EggNog:ENOG41~TransMembrane:9 (i67-91o111-130i137-158o164-185i206-231o243-264i299-320o332-353i365-398o)) codes for MAGGSKDDEASKPETSPPSVKVETVGETAAIEIVKDETHVEKSKDGVDVETGSVAESVKGYYSKLSVWLMVLFSGLAIGSDGYNAAVIGNVELLLGVIYPDELTNSIYSRLSNAFLIGMIIGMLFFGVIVDQLGRKTGAVATTILLVLGIAMSAAANGTSPKGLFWMLIVARGVAGVGAGGEYPVSGAGAVEATDESGAYRKRRGFMFAMLADLSSDLGYVWGGLVPLLLLLCVGQREDKYGIVWRTSFALGAIPPLGIFWFRMRMAVATAYRKSAMRKQRVPYWLALKRYYRPLIGSAASWFLYNWISIPFGIFSSTIISRVNTEQSLVKSLGWGVLINCFYVPGPFLGGYLSDKIGRRQTMALGFSLQAILGFIIGGAIGPIQTVFPLFVVLYGIFLTLGEVGPGRYDDCCWIHESSPTSDPLYPFKQSCSYIIQIFS; via the exons ATGGCTGGGGGCTCAAAGGATGACGAGGCTTCAAAGCCGGAAACTTCACCCCCAAGTGTCAAAGTTGAGACTGTCGGAGAAACAGCAGCTATAGAAATAGTCAAAGATGAGACGCATGttgaaaagagcaaagatGGCGTCGACGTTGAGACGGGCAGTGTAGCCGAGTCCGTCAAAGGATATTACAGCAAGCTCTCCGTCTGGCTGATGGTTCTCTTCTCAGGTCTGGCAATCGGATCAGATGGCTA taatgcCGCCGTGATAGGCAACGTCGAGCTTCTCCTCGGCGTCATCTACCCCGACGAACTGACCAACTCCATCTACTCGCGCCTCAGCAACGCCTTCCTCATCGGCATGATCATCGGcatgctcttcttcggcgTCATCGTCGACCAGCTCGGCCGCAAGACCGGCGCCGTGGCCACGACCATTCTGCTCGTCCTCGGCATTGCCATGTCGGCCGCGGCCAACGGCACGTCCCCAAAGGGCCTTTTCTGGATGCTCATCGTCGCCCGGGGCGTTGCCGGTGTTGGTGCCGGAGGCGAGTATCCGGTgtctggtgctggtgctgtcgAAGCCACTGATGAGAGCGGCGCATATCGCAAGCGCCGCGGCTTCATGTTCGCCATGCTGGCTGATCTCTCTTCCGACCTTGGCTATGTCTGGGGCGGGCTGGTGCCTCTCCTGTTGCTGCTCTGCGTCGGCCAGAGAGAGGACAAGTACGGTATTGTATGGCGGACGTCTTTTGCTCTGGGGGCGATTCCGCCGCTGGGCATCTTTTGGTTCCGGATGCGCATGGCTGTTGCTACGGCCTATCGTAAATCTGCCATGAGAAAGCAGCGAGTCCCGTACTGGCTGGCGTTGAAGCGATACTATCGGCCACTGATCGGATCTGCAGCCAGCTGGTTTCTGTATAATTGGATTTCCATTCCTTTCGGTATTTTCAGCTCAACTATTATTAGCCGAGTCAACACGGAGCAGAGCCTTGTCAAGTCTCTCGGATGGGGAGTCCTCATCAACTGCTTCTACGTGCCTGGCCCCTTTTTGGGCGGCTATCTGTCTGACAAGATTGGGAGGCGGCAGACAATGGCGCTCGGATTCAGTCTGCAGGCCATCCTTGGATTCATCATTGGAGGTGCAATTGGTCCTATCCAGACGGTGTTTCCCCTCTTTGTAGTGCTGTATGGGATATTCTTGACGCTTGGTGAGGTGGGACCTGGAAGGTATGATGACTGTTGCTGGATACATGAATCAAGTCCAACTTCCGATCCTCTTTATCCATTCAAACAATCTTGCAGCTATATCATCCAAATCTTTAGCTAA
- a CDS encoding uncharacterized protein (EggNog:ENOG41~MEROPS:MER0005715~TransMembrane:1 (i31-49o)), whose product MYHYQPINSEKGTAPTIETPTRKRISSRSRFRISFFTTLVLLGTILLYHNTSLSSLCSHNNNNHHHPNVAKVQQCSITNFKSDLSFLDNAQPIQADEFLQRRDRLAQALALNKVDAFVLEPGYTFQYYGNISQVDWEPWEPEERPFLMLIMPQVSPDSGKISAKTAFLSPHFEEGRVRMLGIPSHDAELDIVIWEEHWNPYTTLLKSRLFKDIDSPTLMVDEEMRDFIVRGLDAEGFRTVGLTPEAELVRQQKSAAEVELLRAVNTGTVAAVRAMRPCLVPGLTENEVTSILDKTLLSVGFSLFFDIVLFEEHGALPHGGFVTGGKKLTYDSMVVIDVGAHYLGYSSDICRSFLIDAPPSSPRKNNAADPLRAEKEKVWQIVLEAQTAAAGAMKPNNTAASVDIAARTVIEDAGYGYGFTHRLGHGIGIKAHESPYLNKWNTAALLQPGMTFTNEPGIYLEGKFGVRHEDIYLVKEDGEAELLTGQRARGLYEP is encoded by the coding sequence ATGTATCATTACCAGCCCATCAACAGTGAAAAGGGCACAGCGCCGACAATAGAAACACCAACGCGAAAGCGCATATCCTCAAGATCACGATTCCGCATCTCATTCTTCACAACCCTCGTCCTCCTCGGCACCATTCTCCTCTATCACAACACATCTCTATCATCACTCTGCAgtcacaacaacaacaaccaccaccacccaaaCGTCGCCAAAGTCCAACAATGCTCCATCACCAACTTCAAATCCGACCTCTCCTTCCTAGACAACGCACAGCCCATCCAAGCAGATGAATTCCTCCAACGCAGAGACCGTCTCGCACAAGCTCTCGCCCTCAACAAAGTAGACGCCTTCGTCCTCGAGCCGGGCTATACGTTCCAGTACTACGGCAACATCTCCCAAGTCGACTGGGAACCATGGGAGCCCGAAGAGCGCCCCTTTCTCATGCTCATCATGCCGCAGGTCTCTCCCGATAGTGGCAAAATCTCCGCAAAGACGGCTTTCCTCTCGCCTCACTTTGAAGAAGGCCGCGTTCGCATGCTGGGCATCCCCTCTCATGACGCGGAGCTGGACATTGTCATCTGGGAAGAGCACTGGAACCCATACACCACGCTCCTCAAGTCCAGGCTCTTCAAAGACATTGACTCTCCAACGCTCATGGTCGACGAAGAGATGCGCGACTTCATCGTCCGCGGCCTCGACGCCGAAGGTTTCCGCACCGTCGGCCTCACCCCCGAAGCAGAGCTCGTAAGGCAGCAAAAGTCCGCCGCCGAAGTCGAGCTCCTCCGGGCCGTCAACACCGGAACCGTGGCCGCCGTGCGCGCCATGCGGCCGTGCCTCGTGCCGGGCCTCACCGAGAACGAGGTCACTTCCATCCTGGACAAAACGCTGCTCTCCGTTGGattcagcctcttcttcgacATTGTGCTCTTTGAGGAGCACGGCGCTCTGCCGCATGGCGGGTTCGTTACCGGCGGCAAGAAGCTCACGTACGACTCCATGGTTGTCATTGACGTTGGCGCCCATTATCTCGGCTACTCATCCGATATATGCCGTAGCTTCTTGATTGATGCACCGCCATCGTCACCTCGCAAAAACAACGCTGCGGATCCTCTACGGgccgaaaaggaaaaagtcTGGCAAATCGTCTTGGAAGCGCAAACAGCCGCAGCCGGAGCCATGAAGCCGAATAACACGGCCGCCAGCGTCGACATTGCGGCGCGAACAGTCATTGAGGATGCGGGATATGGATATGGCTTCACGCACCGCCTCGGACACGGCATTGGCATCAAGGCTCACGAATCTCCGTACCTGAACAAATGGAACACAGCTGCGCTCCTGCAGCCCGGAATGACATTTACCAACGAGCCAGGAATCTATCTAGAAGGTAAATTTGGAGTTAGGCATGAAGATATCTACTTGGTAAAGGAGGACGGCGAGGCAGAGCTCCTCACAGGCCAGCGAGCAAGAGGGCTGTATGAGCcttaa
- a CDS encoding uncharacterized protein (EggNog:ENOG41): MPPPPGCPETLRIPGTGFAHPLPSAPIKPPIPPFPTNFRQEAKNIEVQLPPLVAGALVAAFAKALADGLSNELLSHYYFPDRRIQVNLDRVLDRLISVFVRQLWDELFLFYHDPDHGGSGPQLSRQVSLLFDGPIRQLVLVLNGPETARCILDKLGPGLSKRPVTWSTNTKGIDFPLALQLLCGFWHREFADQSPGGNPDEIARALHTLITTGNAAKNLINEMRRVLLSPHFVQIHFAESAIWDIVLRRPGPPPSDGFHIVQFKYECQLFDPQGNFGDLSHVRLGALPVVTGTSTEHNCTTISEYIQKQWPKCGSIILGCIEEAHKNATSSLLRGDEFSGMSVWDGSDGKGAHCPGLRFIHIETEGSWIRMSVSAWMHTLIEVFQQMSWFCAALSTSPFQGSVAESTTDVSNWTYMDGNVYIDCSLNHSPILEGDSLPWLQYLPRTVIASGFPLHEGSSEALMTM, translated from the coding sequence ATGCCACCTCCGCCTGGCTGTCCTGAAACCCTTAGGATACCAGGGACAGGCTTTGCCCACCCTCTGCCCTCGGCGCCAATCAAGCCGCCGATACCACCGTTTCCGACCAACTTCAGACAAGAAGCGAAGAACATCGAAGTCCAGCTCCCCCCCCTGGTTGCGGGGGCTCTGGTTGCCGCTTTTGCCAAGGCCCTGGCCGACGGGTTGAGCAACGAGCTGCTCAGCCACTACTACTTCCCGGACAGGAGGATCCAAGTCAACCTCGACCGAGTGCTCGACCGCCTCATATCTGTGTTTGTCAGGCAGCTGTGGGACGAGCTCTTCTTATTCTACCACGATCCCGACCACGGCGGCTCCGGGCCGCAGCTCTCTCGCCAGGTCAGCTTGCTGTTTGATGGGCCGATCCGCCAGCTCGTTCTTGTGCTGAATGGGCCAGAGACGGCCAGATGTATCCTTGACAAGCTTGGCCCGGGTCTGTCCAAGAGGCCCGTGACCTGGTCGACTAACACCAAAGGCATTGACTTCCCGCTGGCGTTGCAACTCCTGTGTGGCTTCTGGCATCGAGAGTTTGCGGACCAGTCGCCGGGAGGAAACCCGGACGAGATTGCACGTGCGCTTCACACACTCATCACAACGGGGAATGCCGCCAAGAATCTCATCaatgagatgagaagagTGCTGTTGTCTCCACATTTTGTTCAGATCCACTTTGCTGAATCGGCCATCTGGGATATTGTGCTGAGAAGACCTGGTCCTCCTCCGTCAGATGGCTTTCACATTGTTCAGTTCAAGTACGAATGTCAGCTGTTTGATCCACAGGGCAATTTTGGCGACCTTTCCCATGTTCGCTTGGGAGCTTTACCTGTGGTGACGGGTACTTCAACCGAGCATAATTGCACAACTATATCGGAATACATTCAGAAGCAGTGGCCCAAATGCGGATCGATCATCCTGGGCTGCATAGAGGAAGCACATAAAAATGCAACATCTTCACTCCTGCGAGGAGATGAATTTTCCGGAATGTCTGTTTGGGATGGCAGCGATGGCAAAGGCGCCCATTGTCCTGGCTTGAGATTCATCCATATTGAAACCGAGGGCTCCTGGATTAGAATGAGCGTGAGCGCCTGGATGCATACCCTGATTGAAGTGTTTCAACAAATGTCCTGGTTTTGCGCAGCTCTGAGCACTTCGCCATTCCAGGGATCAGTGGCGGAGAGCACAACAGACGTGTCGAACTGGACGTACATGGATGGCAATGTCTACATCGACTGCAGTCTGAATCACAGCCCCATCTTGGAAGGCGATAGCTTGCCGTGGCTGCAGTACCTGCCGCGTACTGTGATTGCGAGCGGCTTTCCTTTGCATGAAGGATCATCAGAAGCATTGATGACGATGTGA